The window TCACCTGCTggagaaactgtaaaaatggaggaaatgtGGATGAAAAGAGCGAATGCTGCAGTAAAGGACGAGAAGAGAGAGTGAAGAAGAAAGTGTGTCACGGTTAATTCGCTGGCTTATCTGGAAGGACGCCGTCCAAACCACAACACTGGAGCCAGAGCTGAAAGTGAGCAACAGAAACATGAAGCTTTTCTCACTTGTTCAACTTTTCCTTGCAAAACTACTCATAccaacttttttattatttttgtcacaaattATAGCATAATTGTGATATGATACgtgtttttcaatttaaaaaatgaactaaaaagtgctgtttgcatttgtaattttacagaatGATCTTCTAACAGGTTTTAACATTGGGAGGCTGAAATATTGCAGAATATCTCAGTCATACTGGATGACCTGTAAATCACTTTGGTCTAAAAAAATTCCttgggtgtccaaagtgtggcccaggggccatttgtggcccttgaaatgattttgttcggCCCCTGACCACAAGTCCAGGATGGTAAAAATTTGGcgaacaaaatagaaaacaattgaTGACCCCATAGAAgtggaaattgtgtttttcttttaataaggcgACAGTTTGAAGCTGTTTCtatgttttggatctttaaTGATCCAcagatttcataaaatgttgcagaaaagggaaaaaaatcacaataaacaaatttttgaatttttaatttaaagaattttGTGGCTTACAAGTAGTTTAAATCAGCCAGTTttcatccccacagcatgacgctgccaccaccacattttgtgtttaacttGTGTAAAGTCTTGATATGTATATAAAACTGTCagatatgtaaaataaaactgaatatttataaTGTAAGAACAAAACCAAATCTATGAGTCTATTGGAATGggtgataaaacaaaaagcttcacacataaaaatatttttttttccccaataaagCTGATTATTTATACTAATATTTATTCTGAAGCTTTTTATCTACAGCAGTTCTTCTATTAAAATTATCATATTCAATGATTAGGTTTTACCTTGTACagatgaaaccagatatttacaaacagtgaataaaaataattattttttcttactgtctgatgttaaatcagaccaaacatttcttgttttagcttaattagaattttagcttaattagaaaaacaaaagttatttctatttgcaactccagagtggaagtatgtccagcccctctcaagaagaccggttccagaaccagaaccatgcgactatttctagccagaACCTCTCAGAAATAGTTCTGAGAGAAATAATTCCTCAGAACTAGGGTAGAAATAGTTCCTACCCTAATAGAAATagttcctaccctcatctatggtcatgacccaaaggtcatgaccgaaagaacgagatcgtggatacaagcggccgaaatgggttttctccgtagggtgtctgggctcagaagtcagaagtttacatgcataattgttttttaactgtattaattaaaagaaagttACAAGAAAATCTCAAACCGTAACCCTATCCctaatttttctggaaaaaatcaaaaagaaataattttggtgattagaactgacctaaaacaagaaaagtttggtctgttttttctcattacatagtgagaaaaaaatatgtatgtgaGATTTATtcactgtatgtaaacttctggttttaacTGTTATTGCATTTAAACTGAAATCTGGAAATtcattgaaacatttattagaTTTGACCAAGTTTAAAATGCAGACAGCAGTTCTGTTGATATCCAGACTAATTCTTTAATGTTCGACAGATTATACTGAAGGATGTTGACGCAGATTGTGACGTCTGAGGTCgatcctgcatgtttatgtgcAGCTCAGGTTTGTTTACGAGGGTTAGGAACCGCTCTGGCTGGACTCGGGTCAGAGAAACCTGAACTCTGCTTCCTCAATGTGAATAATTAACATGAACCTGAAAAAATGTGTCATTCTGGCCAACAATATATTGATCGGATTAAATCTGTATAGGTagatgctgaaaaataaaacaggagttTGCAGCAGTAAGATGAAACACAGCAATGACTCCGACTTTGATGTTTGAATGGAAAAAGATTTATTGGTCAAATTCAatcacaccagctgaaaatcaAAACCTCCAAATATTAAATGTAGAAACTCATTTTAATGTTCCTTCAGGAGTTACTTGAAGCTCAATGCAGAACTGAAAAAGAAGCAGCACTCTCTCTGGCCTCTATGTTCACTGGACAGATAAGCTAAAGACACAATAACAGAGCGTGGGGCGTTTATATTACTGACAGCATTCTGCAGGAGGATCAGCTTTaattatgaaatgttttcatgaagGAGCGACATTAAGTGGCTTTACCCAGTGATATatcacaaataataataattattattgctttgtgtttgcagcttcgttttataattttaatattgtcTCTATCTGTTTCTGCAGGATGAATTTGACAGAATAACGAAGCAGACTGGGAAAATTAGGAATTTAATGTCTGGatagataaaagaaaatattaaaatatttatatttacagacTTTAAGCCATGTTCTATTGTATAAATACTGTAAACATCCATCCTCCATACCTCCCTGCAGTAGTATCTACTCTAATCCactctgtaattattttttatttaaaatggccGCCCATTTTTCTGATCTCTGCTGGTTCAATCctggatttttacattttttcctcatgAACCAAATCCTGGTTTGATCTGAGTCAATGGAAGCAGGAAACACACGAAGCGTCGCTCTGCAGCActtcaaaatttatttaatctgttgAAATAACGCAGAAAGCAAATCAAAAAGTAAACACTTGTTCTCCTCATAAACTCAGTACTGGTATGTTTTGGTCACACAGGGCTGCCGTAGTGCTGTTGGCTCCGTCTTTTAATTATCTTGAATTCTTATGAACACTATCATCTGTTATCCCTACTTATTGCTTTAAATTAATaagttttatctgtttatttcaggacaatatcaataaataaggtcaaaagaaactgaaactaaattCTTGTGTAACATGATCCAGTAAGAGGCTTTTCAGCTCTTAGCTGAGTAAAACCCGCGACCCGAGGATCCAGATCCACTCAGGAATGCACTTCATGAGTCCGTactgtaaaaaaacagaaaacaaaagaccCGCTTTACGCTTTAGATTTAGTTATTATTGAGTCATGATTCAAATATAAACCAGAATAACAAAGAAGTAAAAGGCAAACCTGGAGTGTATGAGGCCAGTAACCCGTGGTTCTGTTGGAGACGCCCAGCGTGGAAACGGCATGACGAGCGTAAACCTCCGGGCTCGGAACAAACCATCCCTCTGCTGAGGATGATGAAGAtatctgaaacacaaacagcaaaataaaactttagacATTAATAAATGGGTTTTATTTCTggttaaaaagctttttaaaattgcaaTAATACACAGAAGTGGAGCAATCATAGAAGAAGTGGATCGCTATAACtgacacagagaaaaaaaagcatattatACCCCTTAagtaacattttgtcatgttacaaccaaaacaaaaaaatctgcaaagtaTGGCATTTACATACAGACGAGGTCTttctcaggaattttctagaaaaaaaacttggaaatttctgagtttcaaaaatgttaattttttgacttttgaacatttttctgagttttgagTTTGTCCAAATTtatctagaacatttctgagattaatctcaaaatttatgAGTTTTGTCTTGAAAATGTTAGACTTTAGAAGCAAGacaatgaaatatttgcatctctaaatacttttgcaacatATTCTATATATTCATTCTGTTTATTAAAGCAAACAACAATTTCCaaattgcaaatgttttaaaatgtgcagtGTGATAAATTACAAAGGATTTAACCTTAAACTCTCTCTGTGATCTGTAGAAAGGTGAAATATGGTTTAgttataataattaataataataatacgtTTAATTTGTATATCACTTTGTTAAACACTCAGAGACTTTACAGGAATCAAGTAAAGTCATCAGTACatcaaacaaaatcataaaaggTAGTTAAATACAGGAcatgttaataataaattaatcagtAATCAGTGGATTACCTGGAAAGGAATCAGACTTTGAATGAAGATCCCTTTGTCGCTGTACTCAAAGTGAAGAGCTCTTGAGAAATGATCCAGGTATCCCTGGAATGGAGGCAGAAGTGACATTAGTGCAAATATGAGAAATGAAGATAAAGTTAATGGTTGGATTGGTTTGTTGTTGTCAAATTAATGCATCTCACAGGTGTTTATCTTACAGTGAAGGCGGAGAGCATCACTCTTCCATGTCGTGGTCTGCAGCAGGCGCCTGAGGATATGTTGACCACCGCCCCCCTGCTGCGCTCCACCATCCCCGGCAGCACCAGTCGCGCCATCAGAGTGGCGGCGCCGACGTTCCTGTTCACCCGATCCAACACGCCCTGCTCGGGAATTTCAATCAGGCTCCGGGGCGAAGCCGACGTTTCGTCCATACAGTTCACCAGGAAGCCGATGTCTTTACCCCGCAAGGCCTCTGTGACAGGTTTGGCCGCCGCTTGGCCCAGAGAGAAGTCGGCGGTGACGACGGCGGTCTCCACCCCGTAGGTTTGGGAGAGGAAGGAAGCGGCGTTTCTTACAGAGGAGCCGTCCTGCGTGATGAAGATGATGCTGATGCTGCTTCGAGCCAGCTCCTCTGCATAAGCACCGGCTACAGGCTCAGCTGCACCTGtcagcagagaaaaaataaaaaccttgtttTACTGTCATTACCTTCCTAAATAAAACCAGCGGATATACTTTAgcgataaaataaaaacaaagtcaaataataatattacttaTTAATGGAAAACGTTTATATTCCTGCTCtggatttggaaaaaaacagatttcacagCAAGAGATAATAGTTTTAGTTCTTTGATAAGTTCTGCTACAGGAGATATTTTTTGATGAATTATAaattaacaacatttaatttcccttagcacatttagcaatgagtacatgagggtgattgacagcactaagacccttctcctggctctgattggttgtttttggttgaattggtgcatttcttcagacagggAGGAaggatcttttcacagattttcagtCTCATaaagttttagcaaatatgtaaaaaataaataaataaaaaagttaaaaatacatattcttTATAAACATTACATAGTGCAGTTTTGatacttttctatatttattacaaattttttaACAGTCATAATTACAATCtaagttgtaaaaataataacaataaaacgcTACAATTTGCCTTTCCTGTATGAGAATAGAGTAATGCATTGTTACTCCTTCTGCTTATATGTATGTTACTAAGCACtaccagtcagctggctgaaagaaggctaTAACACTACCACTAAATTTAGCGTgtctattttacatattttaaggTGATTTTAGTACcttaaataatgttaaaatattcattttttggtTTCACCACTTAgataaaagtttacatttttcttcatgctgaaatattttttggtttatttgcaATGCCAACCTGCTGTTATCTTCTCTC is drawn from Xiphophorus hellerii strain 12219 chromosome 15, Xiphophorus_hellerii-4.1, whole genome shotgun sequence and contains these coding sequences:
- the hsdl1 gene encoding inactive hydroxysteroid dehydrogenase-like protein 1, which codes for MAAAVDSFHLLYREISRSCSSHFEALALIGALYAASRAVVLLRDCCTVARVHFLPRMMPSGRLTQRYGDWAVIYGAAEPVAGAYAEELARSSISIIFITQDGSSVRNAASFLSQTYGVETAVVTADFSLGQAAAKPVTEALRGKDIGFLVNCMDETSASPRSLIEIPEQGVLDRVNRNVGAATLMARLVLPGMVERSRGAVVNISSGACCRPRHGRVMLSAFTGYLDHFSRALHFEYSDKGIFIQSLIPFQISSSSSAEGWFVPSPEVYARHAVSTLGVSNRTTGYWPHTLQYGLMKCIPEWIWILGSRVLLS